One Aegilops tauschii subsp. strangulata cultivar AL8/78 chromosome 2, Aet v6.0, whole genome shotgun sequence genomic window, CATTGATCCgttgaagcaaaagaagaagaatGCTCCTCCTCCAGATGTTGATGCACAGAGAGAAAACTCTCCTCTTCATGAACCAATTACAGATGTAACAACTTTGCCAAGGCCAATTGAAAGAGTGCCTGTGTCTTCTCCAGCTCATGAAGCAAATCCTTCTCAACACCAAGTGTCAGAAGAAGGTGAAATTCCTTGATCTGAACAACAAGCTTCTCCTGCCGAGTTGAACCAATTGATTCGGTTCCACCCTATGTTCCTCCAACTACATCTGAAGCAATTGCACAACAGCCCCTAGTGGCTGATAAAGATTCAGTGCCTGACTCAGCTCTTGAACAAGTGACAAATCCCTCTCCACTAAGAATCTCACTCAACACTGCACGAAGAGCCTCTGATCCTTCTGCAGCTAAATCAGCATCGGTTCATCACTCCGACTCTGTTATCTATGGCGATGAAATTATCTCTGTTGAAGATGAGCTTACATACCCTTATCCTCGCAAGCGCCTACCATTGTTTTCGACAAGATTTGGTGTCAAAGGGCCTCTGTTCAATAGAAACACTCATCcagttttctttcaagagagtcCCTACAGCAAGCcccgcacatctgattctcctcgATTCTGAACTCAAGAACATGCAACATATTATTCACGGATTCTGTATGACAGCCTCAAGATTTTCCCTCATGAGTTTCTTGATTTTGCTGCGATGAAAAGCCTCGGATGCTTCACACAAGTACTGCAAGATATCGAAGACTTTGGGCTCTCGCATGTCTTTGCATATCAGCATCCTTGAAACCGGGAGATTAtacttcaattttatgcaacacTATACATCTCCGGTGATGAATCTGACACTACAAAGTGGATCATGGAATGGATGACTGAAGGAAAACGAATAAAATGCTCTGTCATGGACTTTGTATCTCACTTTCATTTCCCTCGATTTGAACATGGCAAGACAAAAATTCGGGTTCATAACATTGATGCTATATCTGATGAAGATTTCCAATGCACAATGGATGAAGATAAGATTCGTGACTACAATGGTCCTCCCCTGCCTGAGCACTTGACATTTGATAATCAAACACTTTATCATATTCTCACTTACACTCTCTGTCCGCTGGCTGGAATGAATACTGACAACGCCATCTCTGATGTTCTTCGAAACACCATCCATGCTATATCTAAAGGATTCATCTTCGATGTCGAAGGCATGTTCCTGCGCATACTGATGGATTCAGTTCAATGTCCAAAAACCATCAAGGTGTATGCGCCCTGGATTCAGAAAGTGATTGACTATGCAATGAAGACCGAATATCTTGCCAAAGTCAGTCACAAAAGCTTCATTCCTCATGTGCGTGATACGCTGAAAGTTATGGAAGATTTCTTTTTGGGAAAAGCTCTAGTGTCAAGTCCTGACTATCATACTACGTTCAATGGACCCAAGCTGCCTAAACGTGATCGTCTGCCGAACACTCAACCTCCTTCACATCTTGAAGTGAGCATGCGCACTCAACAACTGCTATTGATAGAAAAAGAGCATCTGGCTGCCGAACTTAATGCTATTCACAACCGAACAAAAGTTGTGCACATGATCACAATAGAAAACAAGAAGCGTCTATGGAAATTGCTTCGAATTTTTTTCTCAAAGAAGCAACTCAACCACTCACATCTCCAAGAACTCTATAAGTATATTGATCAAGGGTTTACTGCTGAAGATTTTCAAGATCGCATTACTCCACCTCTGCCAGCTCGTGAACCAACAAAGAATTTACTTATGATTCAGCTACGCAAATTGCTTGACGAGTCAGAAGCGACCTCGCCCACTAAGAAACCTGCTGAAGGAAATTCTCTGTCTCGCAAAACCGAACAGGCTGATCCTAATGTGCCTTCAACTTCTCAGCCCCAAGTCAGTATTGAAGAATCTGCTGATGATGATGACGTTGAAGATCTCCCAGCCACTTTCGAGTCAGAAACCTCTTCGGGAAGTTCTTCGGGCGAAGCCTCAGAGTGAATCAGATTCACCTTCTCGCACTCGTGTTTGCATCACCTTTCTGACACTAGTTGACAAAAGGGGGGAGAATAACATCGAGAGTTTTGTTAGATTTGCTCTGATGGTCTTTGTGTTTAATTACTTTATCTCTTGAGTCAATTTAAGCCAGTTATTGTGCTCTGATGTAAAACTTCTGATATGGGCTGTAATATTAATAAGgggaaaactttgtttttgccactctagcttttgccaattttgcttatgccactctagaatttgacatctcacttttgccactcttggCTTTTGAAAATACATCACAAATGCCATTCCATGGCAAAAATAATAATTTTTCATTCCACTTTTCCACTCTTAGCTTTTGACAATGTATCACAATTGCCACTCTGAAATTTCTGCTTTTGCCACAGAATGGCAAAAGTGATATATtgtcaaaagctaagagtgacaaaagtgaaatgtcaaattctagagtggcataagcaaAGCGGGCAAAAAttagagtggcaaaaacaaagttttcccATTAATGGGCCCACCTACTGCAGTATTCTCTCTCTCAAAGTATTTGTTTTGCAAGTGGAATTATTATCAGAAGTCATGAACGTTTGCACTATATTCTCGTTGGATTATCTATCATCAGTGTGAATCATTACCTCGTATGATTGAAAATCCTCCATACACTCAAATGAATTGCAAGGAACTTAATTGTATATCAATTGACCCTGCATACATCTAGGGGGGGTATATTTCATCATTGAGTCAAGTAATGCAAGTTCACTCTTGTTTGTTCTACATTTTACTTATCTATCTTCACTTCGATGATTATCTGTTTTGTCAACAACcatccaaaaagggggagattgttggtGCAATGATAGTCCCCTTATGTTTTTGAAGTTTGTTGACATAAACAATATGGGACTTATGTGTTTGGTAGTGCACACAGAGTAACAGGTCCTTGGAGTATCGAGGAGTTTGATGCAAACGACGAAGATAATCTCCCTGTGCGTCAGCGAAGGTTATCACCGAAGATAAAGCTAACAAGAGTGACCCCTAAAAATTGCTGAAGTTTAAGCAATTGGTTCGGTGCATGTTCGAAGCAAGTGACTGCGCTCGAGGAAGAATGAAGACGAAGTGAAGACATAGCATTTATTTCGTTGTTCTTCTCCTTTCATTGAGTCATAGAACcacgtactattaagaggggtgtaGCGTTCGAAGTTTTGGTTCTCTGATGCTAAACCCAAATTCTATGGAAGTTGTGCGAGAAATATCTTTGAGCTTCGAGCAAATACTTGCCACCAAGAGACTGTGATCTTCTTCGTTGCGAGAGATTTGACTCGGaccgaggagttagcattacttgttcCTCAAGTAATGTTACCGTTGCTCCAAAATCCGACCGTTGTGAACGTGTCGGCTGGCCCGCGTGTCCAAAATGGTCATTTCCCATCTGGGAAGGcagcggctataaatagccaccccgcgcCGGCTTTATCCGGTGGCTGCTCCGTTTGATTCCGAGAAGATTGTTGAGCAACCCACTCTTAGAGCGTTTTGAGTTTAAAATCCACCGAGAAAAAAAAATCCTAGAGCCGAAGAATTAGATAGTGGTTCAGCATCACTGAAATCTAAGTTTAGTACGCTTCGCatattactcttgagagctgtAAACTCTCTAGACAGTTATGTGCCAATTTCTTCGGAgaccaagagtcattgtggttCTCGAAGAAGTCTGTAAAAGTTAGGAGATTGCCTTCAAGTATCTACCACGAGTGATCGGCATCGGTTGATGAATCGATTGTCGAGGAGAATAGagtgaagagagtttatcttccatgttaagtcatagcccctccaaccagacgtagtccTTGTGCAGAAGGACGAACTGGTCGAACAAATACCTTGTCGCCATTGAGCATCTTCGGCTCTGTCACTTCTGTTTACATTCAATGCATTTCATTCGTGTGATTTACTTCGATGCATGATTTAGTACCCCTTCGGCACTCTGTTGTAGTTCTTCATAGTTTACTATTCACTTATTCCGCTGCTGGTTTCTGAGAGATTTAAGTTTTCAAAGAAAATTTATAACTTTCATTCACCCCCCTCTGGTAGACATACTTCTTTCCTACGTAAACGTATTTCGTTACATACATCCGTTTGAGTAACAGTTATTTTATACAGAATCAGAAATAGCAGCTCAAAACAAAACCAGTACTACTTTTGAGTACCAATCGAGGCGAAATACTTCACCCGCGCAATAACTTTGACCGTCCAATCATGGTACCAACACGATCCTGACTGTCCATGCCGGTCCAGAACGTTCCCCAGAGCCATCGCCTCGCTCGGTTTTCCCCTTCCTCCTCACGCACGACCGCCCCAActtccgccgccgcctccgccgtcgcGAACTCGCTGTCGGCTTCCCCGGCCGCCTCCATTCGGCGCCGCCTCCGCCTGTAGAGGCAGGCGGCCGCTCGAGAGCGAGGTCATGTTGGAGAAAGACAGGATATCCTATTTCTACGATGGTATGTTCCCTATGCCCCCTCTTCTCCACTGCACCCCCCAAATCCCCCAACCAACCACCGTTCATACCTAGTTCTCTCCTAGTCGCAAGTCGCTACCCTTACCTCTCCTAGCTGTCTCATCTCGCAATTTCGATAGTAGGGGGAAATACTGTGTGGGTATAGTGGTGTGTTGTGCTTGTTTCGCCGATTTGTAGTAGCAAGGCGTCAGCATGGGTCATTGCGGTCGAAGCCTGTGCTATGGCTATACGACGAAGGAAAATTTCTTGATGCTATGTGCCATCGGGATCTGTTCAACTAGAATTGGTGTGACCCTGTTATTTGGCCTACTATTTCCTTGAGTTGTTCAACCTAGCAGTCAGTGCGTTGTAAAATTGCGTTAGTGTATGCTTCATTCTAGGTCAGATAAGGAAGTCAAATGGTAAAAATTGCTGCGCTGTTTATTTGATTTGGTTCTCATGACTAGTTCCTTAACTGTGTTGTTTGTAGAAAATCCACACACCTTCAACACTATATAAGTTTTTTCGCTGTTCAACCTTTTATGGTTGCTTACTTGGTTACTTTTCTGTGACCGAACATCTCAGGGGATGTTGGCAATGTGTACTTTGGGCCAAATCATCCGATGAAACCGCATCGCCTTTGCATGACACATCATCTCGTGTTATCATATGATCTTcacaagaaaatggagatatatGTCGGTATTGAATTATGTTCATCCCCTTTCTTTGTACTTATGAATTGTTTAAATGTGTCTTTTACCTTATTTTGCTCCCATTGGATTTTGCAGAGACCCCACAAAGCATATCCAACAGAGCTTGCGCAGTTCCATTCTGCTGATTATGTGGAATTCTTGCACCGAATAACTCCTGATACCCAGCACTTGTATGCAAGTGAATTAACTAGATGTATGATTATGACATCTTTTTCTTTTACAAAGTACTCTCACAGGCTTTGCTATTTTCACAATAAAATACATGCCGCATGTATTACTTTCTTATATTTAGCTGTAAAAATCATGTCAAAACTTGGTTAGAACATGTGTATGACGAGTGGACCATGTGCCTAAGAATTTGTGGCTCGCCACAGTTGTTTATATGAACCAAACGCCAGCAGCATTTGTTCAAACTTGCGTAACTTCAGAGTGACACCGAACCAAAAACTCCGAAAATGATTTACCTGAATCTTAGGTAGTGCTATATTATCTTAGGTCTTCGGATGTATATACTTAAAATAGAAGCGGAACACATTAAGATGGTCTGATCTCTCAACAAATTGTTGTATGCAAATGGAAGCTTAGCTGTTTGTACTTAAATAAAGAACTGTCTGCTATACTTTCCACAATATGCCTGTCGCACTAAATGGAATTGCTATAAATCATGTCTCCATGTATTTTGGGTTTTCTTATATTTAACTTATCTGACTTCTTCATTGTATTCATTGTCCCAGACAACCTTGGAGAGGACTGCCCAGTCTTTGATGATTTGTTTGAGTTCTGCCAAATCTATGCTGGAGGAACTCTAGGTAATAGGAAAATTGCCAATGCTTCTTTCTGTTTTGTGATCTCTCTAAGCTTTTTTTTTTATTGTTCAGATGCGGCTCGAAGACTAAATCATAAAACATGTGATATTGCTATTAATTGGGCTGGTGGGCTGCATCATGCAAAGAAGTGTGAGGCGTCAGGCTTCTGCTACATTAATGACCTAGTTTTGGGAATTCTCGAGCTTCTCAAGTATCATGCTAGGGTTCTCTATATTGACATTGATGTCCATCATGGAGATGGAGTTGAAGAAGCCTTCTATTTCACTGACAGGTTCATGCTTTTGTGGATAATAAAATACATGACTGTAATTGTCGATAGGATGTGTCTCACTGATCTTCAGAGCCTCCATAGACGCCTATTCTTTTGTTGTCACCATATATTCAGTTTAGTTGCTATCTCAGGCTTCCGTCTTCTAAGATGGGTAGTGTGAGGTTGATGTATAGTAATGTCGCTGTCTCTTCGAGAGCCTTTAGATTTCCATCTGATTTTGTCTATACATATTTGTAGGGTAATGACTGTAAGTTTCCACAAGTATGGTGACATGTTCTTTCCTGGCACAGGTGATATTAAGGTAATGTCCACTGACAAGCTTTATGAATATACATTTTATGTAGTTCCTTTACTTAATTTTCGCAGTAGTTCATCGCTATTATTTTCAGTTGTATCTTAGTTTGTGCTCAATATTGGGCATGAGTTGTATGATGTTTGTTGTCTCCTATTTGCTTATGTCAATTAAAGTTGGAATGTGAACTCTCAATTATATGAAACAGAAGAGACATTTACAGAACTGAGTTACAATGGGTTTTGGCATTACATTACTCAAAGTTGATGGTACTGGAGTTAATCAATAGTTCTAGGAACCATTGCGACATCCTTCAGTTTCTTCTTTTCTTCACTCTcttctgcccccccccccccccccccccccccagaacATGTAAATATGCAACTTTTATCATTGAACTCTTGTCTCCATTACTGGCCCGGTATTCTATCCAAATAGCCAGCATCATATTTGGGAATAGTGGAGGTTTATGATCTATATTTGATAAAGGGTGGTGCTAAAAGTGATGTTCTTCATTCTGATGCATGTATTATCATCTGAGCTGAGAAGAATAGAAGCTGTCAACTGACCAACACAACTCTTGCGGTCATGCTTGAATCATCACCTGAAGATTCACTTCATCGTTTTTGTAATGGGTTTACTTTTGCCGATAATGCTATTTTGGCACATGTTTTATGCATGTGTCTGCATGAGTGGAAGTTTTTTTTAATGCAATTGTCTTTGATTGAGCTGCGAGTTCTCCAATCAAAACCATCCCGTCAACTAGATTTTGTAACTCACATACTAGAGGAAAGGCAAGGTTCGATATGAGCAGAAATGTGTGCCTTTCTGTTTATTAACATGTTGAAAAAAATTGGCACTTACAGAGCTTGCATTGTGCTTTGCTTTTAAATAGTTGAATGTCACGTGCTGTTAAGTAATGATGATGAGGGCTTTTAAAAATTTAGCTTCATTTAAGACGGATGTGCTCTTCATATTGGTTTACCTGGCTGTCATTTTGAAGGATATAGGAGACAGGGAAGGAAAATATTATGCCATCAACATCCCACTTAAAGATGGCATAGACGACACCAGCTTTACTCGGCTTTTTAAAACGGTAAAAGTCAATGTGCATTACTTTATGTTTATTCATGTTCTTGTTCTCTAGTCTTATTGAGGTATGTAATGCTGCTTATCATGTAGATTATTGCCAAAGTTGTTGAGACATATCTGCCAGGTGCTATTGTTCTTCAATGTGGGGCTGATTCATTGGCGCGAGACCGCCTAGGGTGTTTCAATCTTTCAATTGAAGGTGCTGTCTAAAACTTGATATTAAGTGCCACTATAGATTTGGCCAAACATCCAGATGTGTAAACTAACCGTGTTTAACCTTGTCTCCACTGTTGAAATTGTGTATTCTTGGAATTTTCTTGCGTTGATGGTATTTGGGGTCCTTTGGACTTTAAGTTTCATTGAGCTAAACTCACTTGAGTAATCTATTATTATACTTACTTGATCTGTTTCCATAAACAGGCCATGCTGAATGTGTAAAGTTTGTTAAGAAATTTAAAATTCCTCTGCTGGTAAGGGAGAAAACTGTCATCGTATGATAAATTTTGCTCGTTCTAGGATATTCACGTATTTTCAAACATGCAGGTGACAGGAGGTGGTGGGTACACCAAAGAGAATGTAGCACGCTGCTGGGCTGTTGAAACTGGGGTTCTTCTAGACACAGAGCTCCCAAATGGTATCTCATTTGTTTGTTCTGCTCCCCTCAACCTTCTTGGTTTGAGTGACagtaactactccctccgtcccaaaatataagaatgtttttgacaCTATGATAGTataaaaaacgttcttatattttgggacagagggagtagtaatcTTTCAATATAGCAACGTTTTTCTTGTATTATTTCTTCTTGTTTTCTTGATCTTTTAAGGTGAAAAGTGAAAATAAATCCAACTATGTCCTAATACTCTTCCTTTATAGTACTACCTTTTGTAAGCAATTCTTTCTTAGTGGTTATCCATCGGCGGGAGTTTTACATGGCATTTTCTTTGCAGAGATCCCTGACAATGAATACATTGAGTACTTCGGTCCAGATTATACATTGAAAGTACCGAATCTGAACATGGTATGAACCTTTTCTGATTGAACTATCTAATTCTATGCCTGCCTGGTGTTATGGAAACATTTAACTGCTGTTTGGTGCATCATGCTTTTTATATATTGGCTACCACCTAGAACATCCTTTTGTTTCTTTAGAGATGTGTAGATGTGCTAATGATATTTGTCTTCCTATTGATGAATGGAGCAGGACAACTTGAATAGTAAGACGTATCTCAGTTCAATCAAAGTGCAAGTAATGGAGAGTTTGCGGGCCATACAACATGCACCTGGCGTTCAGATGCAAGAGGTTAGTTTGTATTCCATTCGCATGTTGATTGTTGAAACATCCCAATTGAAACCGGGGATGGATACCATGTGAAGACTGGAATATGCCTTTACATCTTTTGTGTGTTTATTTTTCTTGCTTCCGCCAGGATAGTGTAGTTTGTTGTTTCTGAGCAGAGATCGGATACACAATGAGTTTATTTTGCAGGTTCCACCCGATTTCTATGTCCCGGATTTTGATGAAGACGAGCTGGATCCTGATGAACGTGTTGATCGTAAGTGAAATAAATACCTCTGGCATGTCTTACAGTGCTCGTATGGACGAGTAAAAACTTGATGATTTCTCCGTGCAAACTCGCCATTGTCCTCTCGAAGCATATGCGCGCCACATAATGAGAAATTTGCCCTGAAATGAAATAAATGTGATCCATTTTGTTATCTATTTATTCTTAAATTGGTTGTATTCTTCTTCATTCAGCCAGTTCCTTGCTTGGTATTTTCTCCAGTCCTTTCGaactgggtcatcatttttttTTCTTACAGAAGTGTGTATTATGTCATGCAGAGCATACCCAAGACAAGCAGGTTCATCGTGACGACGAGTACTATGAAGGCGACAACGACAATGATCACGATGACGGCGGACATTGAGATCGGCATCTTGGCGATGTATGTAGGTGGAAGCTCAAAGTCTTTCCCGCAGCAGCTGCTTTTTCAGTTTAACATCGTGGGATGGGAAATAC contains:
- the LOC109744463 gene encoding histone deacetylase 9 isoform X1, which translates into the protein MLEKDRISYFYDGDVGNVYFGPNHPMKPHRLCMTHHLVLSYDLHKKMEIYRPHKAYPTELAQFHSADYVEFLHRITPDTQHLYASELTRYNLGEDCPVFDDLFEFCQIYAGGTLDAARRLNHKTCDIAINWAGGLHHAKKCEASGFCYINDLVLGILELLKYHARVLYIDIDVHHGDGVEEAFYFTDRVMTVSFHKYGDMFFPGTGDIKDIGDREGKYYAINIPLKDGIDDTSFTRLFKTIIAKVVETYLPGAIVLQCGADSLARDRLGCFNLSIEGHAECVKFVKKFKIPLLVTGGGGYTKENVARCWAVETGVLLDTELPNEIPDNEYIEYFGPDYTLKVPNLNMDNLNSKTYLSSIKVQVMESLRAIQHAPGVQMQEVPPDFYVPDFDEDELDPDERVDQHTQDKQVHRDDEYYEGDNDNDHDDGGH
- the LOC109744463 gene encoding histone deacetylase 9 isoform X2, which codes for MIFTRKWRYMSRPHKAYPTELAQFHSADYVEFLHRITPDTQHLYASELTRYNLGEDCPVFDDLFEFCQIYAGGTLDAARRLNHKTCDIAINWAGGLHHAKKCEASGFCYINDLVLGILELLKYHARVLYIDIDVHHGDGVEEAFYFTDRVMTVSFHKYGDMFFPGTGDIKDIGDREGKYYAINIPLKDGIDDTSFTRLFKTIIAKVVETYLPGAIVLQCGADSLARDRLGCFNLSIEGHAECVKFVKKFKIPLLVTGGGGYTKENVARCWAVETGVLLDTELPNEIPDNEYIEYFGPDYTLKVPNLNMDNLNSKTYLSSIKVQVMESLRAIQHAPGVQMQEVPPDFYVPDFDEDELDPDERVDQHTQDKQVHRDDEYYEGDNDNDHDDGGH